Proteins co-encoded in one Bradyrhizobium sp. 170 genomic window:
- the hpaR gene encoding homoprotocatechuate degradation operon regulator HpaR, whose amino-acid sequence MAGKKSPNGSRSDPAGTTETRRAPMREFSRSLPMSLLRAREAVMRQFRPSLRNHGLTEQQWRILRALTAVDTIEVTELARVAFLLGPSLSRILRDLEARDLIERRTAKADLRRGEVSISSKGLKLIEAVAPTSEAIYAEITSRYGARKLAELQDMLGELERNLAEMEVADEPDTEADE is encoded by the coding sequence ATGGCAGGCAAGAAATCGCCGAACGGATCGCGTTCGGACCCGGCGGGAACGACGGAGACCCGCCGCGCGCCGATGCGCGAGTTCTCGCGTTCGTTGCCGATGTCGCTATTGCGCGCCCGTGAAGCGGTGATGCGCCAGTTCCGTCCGTCCTTGCGCAATCACGGGCTGACCGAGCAGCAGTGGCGGATCCTGCGCGCGCTGACAGCGGTTGATACCATCGAGGTGACCGAGCTGGCGCGCGTCGCGTTTTTGCTGGGTCCGAGCCTGTCGCGAATCCTGCGCGACCTCGAAGCACGCGATCTGATCGAGCGGCGGACCGCCAAGGCCGATCTGCGCCGCGGCGAGGTGTCGATCTCGTCCAAGGGGTTGAAATTGATCGAGGCCGTGGCGCCGACCTCGGAGGCGATCTACGCCGAAATCACCAGCCGCTATGGCGCCCGCAAGCTTGCCGAATTGCAGGACATGCTGGGCGAGCTGGAACGAAACCTTGCGGAGATGGAAGTGGCTGACGAACCAGACACCGAGGCCGATGAGTAA
- a CDS encoding 5-carboxymethyl-2-hydroxymuconate Delta-isomerase: MPHFTIEYSGNLDRHVDMGAVVEQVRKAAVETGIFPLGGIRVRAVRCEHYAIADGRQDYSFLDMVLRLGEGRDLATRKKAGEHIFKALSAHLDPVFANQKFALSFDMQINDKETSWKRNNIHEALKVETIHG, translated from the coding sequence ATGCCGCACTTCACGATTGAATATTCAGGCAATCTCGATCGCCACGTCGACATGGGCGCGGTCGTGGAGCAGGTTCGCAAGGCCGCCGTCGAGACCGGCATCTTCCCGCTCGGAGGTATTCGCGTCCGCGCCGTCAGATGCGAGCACTATGCCATCGCCGACGGCCGCCAGGATTACAGCTTTCTCGACATGGTGCTTCGCCTCGGCGAGGGCCGCGACCTCGCCACCCGCAAGAAGGCCGGCGAACATATTTTCAAGGCCTTGTCGGCCCACCTTGACCCGGTGTTCGCGAACCAAAAGTTCGCGCTGTCGTTCGACATGCAGATCAACGACAAGGAAACAAGCTGGAAACGCAACAACATCCACGAAGCACTGAAAGTGGAGACTATCCATGGATAA
- a CDS encoding malate/lactate/ureidoglycolate dehydrogenase, protein MVTIQVNNLIDFVAEVFSHSESSPEEARRIATYLTTANLTGHDSHGVIRVPVYIRWKKTGNVVPNQTPEIVVDTPSLAVVDGKFGYGQTVTPFAVRTGIEKCKKAGLSAVALRNAGHIGRVGDWAEMAAAEGLVSVHFVNAAGSLLVAPYGGVQKRLSTAPYCVGIPRQGQDPIVLDFATSIVAEGKVLVASRGGKKLPTGALVDADGTLSEEPSVLYGPYTPDGPRDHTKGTGAIRAFGEHKGSGLAFICELLGGALTGTGATSGGRQFANGMLAFYVDPKVIDTSNYFDEEISRYTDFIRETKPIAGVESVLVPGDPERKMRAERTKNGVPLPDDTWAAIINTAREVGVSEASIQRATS, encoded by the coding sequence ATGGTCACCATACAAGTCAACAATCTCATCGATTTTGTCGCCGAGGTTTTTTCTCATTCGGAATCCTCGCCCGAGGAAGCCAGGCGCATCGCGACCTACCTCACCACCGCCAATCTCACCGGACATGACAGCCACGGCGTGATCCGGGTTCCGGTCTACATCCGATGGAAGAAGACGGGTAACGTCGTTCCAAACCAGACCCCCGAGATTGTCGTCGATACGCCGTCGCTCGCCGTGGTCGATGGCAAGTTCGGCTATGGCCAGACCGTGACGCCGTTCGCCGTGCGGACCGGCATCGAGAAGTGCAAGAAGGCGGGGCTGTCAGCAGTTGCGCTGCGCAATGCCGGGCATATCGGCCGGGTCGGCGACTGGGCGGAAATGGCCGCTGCCGAAGGGCTGGTGTCGGTTCACTTCGTCAATGCGGCGGGCTCGCTGCTGGTGGCGCCTTATGGCGGGGTTCAGAAACGGCTCTCGACCGCGCCCTATTGCGTCGGCATTCCGCGCCAGGGGCAGGATCCGATCGTGCTCGATTTCGCCACCTCGATCGTGGCCGAAGGCAAGGTGCTGGTTGCCAGCCGCGGCGGCAAGAAGCTGCCGACCGGTGCGCTGGTCGATGCCGACGGCACGCTGAGCGAGGAGCCGTCCGTGCTCTATGGTCCCTACACCCCGGATGGACCTCGTGACCACACCAAGGGCACCGGTGCGATCCGTGCCTTCGGTGAGCACAAGGGATCGGGGCTGGCCTTCATCTGCGAGCTGCTCGGCGGCGCGCTCACCGGCACCGGCGCGACGTCAGGCGGCCGGCAATTCGCCAACGGGATGCTCGCCTTCTATGTCGATCCCAAGGTGATCGACACCAGCAATTATTTCGACGAGGAAATCTCGCGCTACACCGACTTCATCCGGGAAACCAAGCCGATCGCCGGCGTCGAGTCCGTGCTGGTTCCCGGAGACCCCGAACGCAAGATGCGCGCCGAACGCACCAAAAACGGCGTGCCGCTGCCGGACGATACCTGGGCTGCGATCATCAACACCGCCCGCGAGGTCGGTGTCAGCGAGGCCAGCATCCAGCGCGCCACCAGCTAA
- the hpaH gene encoding 2-oxo-hept-4-ene-1,7-dioate hydratase gives MALSRDDIRSAAERLDRAEKTRKQIRQLSLEHPGISIEDAYAIQKAWVDMKVAGGRVVKGHKIGLTSKAMQSALNIDEPDSGILLDDMFFADGGLVPSDRFIATRVEAELAFVMKSRLEGPDCTMFDVLNATDFVVPALEILDTRVERVDPQTKSTRKIFDTIADNAANAGIVLGGRPIRPMDADLRWIGALCFRNGQLEETGLAAGVLNHPATSVAWLANKIAPNGLALEAGQVVLAGSFIRPIETRKGDTIQADYGPYGSVSCYFA, from the coding sequence ATGGCCCTTTCCAGAGACGACATCCGCAGCGCCGCCGAAAGGCTCGATCGCGCCGAAAAGACCCGGAAACAGATCCGGCAGCTTTCGCTCGAACATCCCGGCATAAGCATCGAAGACGCCTACGCTATTCAAAAGGCCTGGGTCGATATGAAAGTCGCCGGGGGGCGTGTCGTGAAGGGCCACAAGATCGGCCTGACCTCGAAGGCGATGCAGAGCGCGCTCAATATCGACGAGCCTGACTCCGGCATCCTGCTCGACGACATGTTCTTTGCCGATGGCGGGCTGGTGCCGTCAGACCGCTTCATCGCCACCCGCGTCGAGGCCGAGCTCGCCTTCGTGATGAAGTCGCGGCTGGAGGGCCCGGACTGCACGATGTTCGACGTGCTCAACGCCACCGATTTTGTGGTGCCGGCGCTGGAGATTCTCGATACGCGGGTTGAACGCGTCGATCCGCAAACCAAATCCACCCGCAAGATCTTCGACACCATCGCCGACAACGCCGCGAATGCCGGCATCGTACTCGGCGGCCGCCCGATCCGGCCGATGGACGCCGACCTGCGCTGGATCGGTGCACTCTGCTTCCGTAACGGCCAGCTCGAGGAAACCGGGCTTGCGGCCGGCGTTCTCAACCATCCCGCTACATCCGTGGCCTGGCTTGCCAACAAGATCGCGCCGAACGGGCTGGCGCTGGAAGCGGGGCAAGTGGTGCTGGCGGGCTCGTTCATCCGCCCGATCGAGACCCGCAAGGGCGACACGATCCAGGCGGACTACGGTCCCTACGGTTCCGTGAGCTGTTACTTCGCCTGA
- a CDS encoding altronate dehydratase family protein codes for MTPAPVIRLHPDDGVLIARASLPPGMVVADGVTTVERIPAGHKVAIRPIAVGEPVRRYGQIIGFATAPIAPGQHVHTQNCGMGDFAKDYAFGVDVKPVPNFDLPATFEGIRRADGRVATRNYIGILTSVNCSAHVAGIVADMFKKNPFTGDNPLADFPNVDGVVALTHKTGCGMTQDEPLALLRRTLGGYARHVNFSAVVVLGLGCEVNQIGGLMQEQKLAGRLRAMDIQEVGGTRKTVEAGIAFVKEALTDANKVKREPVPASELTVALQCGGSDGYSGVSANPALGAASDLLVAHGGTVILSETPETYGAEHLLTRRAVSREVGEKLVGLMRWWEEYTRREGAEMNANPSPGNKAGGLTTILEKSLGAMAKAGSTNLVDVLNYAEPITKKGFVFMDTPGYDPVAATGQVAGGANMVCFTTGRGSVFGCKPAPSIKLATNTPMYKRMEDDMDVNCGTILDGEETVQQCGQRIFELMLKTASGQPTKSESFDFGGAEFAPWVLGATM; via the coding sequence ATGACCCCGGCACCCGTGATCCGCCTGCACCCTGACGACGGCGTGCTGATCGCGCGCGCGAGTCTGCCGCCCGGCATGGTGGTGGCCGACGGCGTCACCACGGTCGAGCGGATCCCGGCGGGCCACAAGGTCGCGATCAGGCCGATTGCCGTCGGTGAGCCGGTACGCCGCTACGGCCAGATCATCGGTTTTGCCACCGCCCCGATTGCGCCGGGCCAGCATGTGCATACCCAAAACTGCGGCATGGGCGATTTCGCCAAGGACTATGCCTTTGGCGTCGACGTCAAGCCGGTGCCGAATTTCGATCTGCCCGCGACCTTCGAGGGCATCCGCCGCGCCGACGGCCGCGTGGCGACGCGCAACTATATCGGCATCCTCACCTCGGTGAACTGCAGCGCCCATGTCGCCGGCATCGTCGCCGACATGTTCAAGAAGAATCCATTTACCGGCGATAACCCGCTGGCGGACTTCCCGAATGTCGACGGCGTGGTGGCGCTGACCCACAAGACCGGCTGCGGCATGACGCAGGACGAGCCGTTGGCGCTGCTGCGACGGACGCTCGGCGGCTATGCGCGGCATGTGAATTTCTCCGCCGTCGTGGTGCTGGGTCTGGGCTGCGAGGTCAACCAGATCGGCGGCCTGATGCAGGAGCAGAAGCTGGCCGGCCGCTTGCGCGCGATGGACATCCAGGAAGTCGGCGGCACCCGCAAGACGGTGGAAGCCGGCATCGCCTTCGTGAAGGAGGCGCTGACGGACGCCAATAAAGTAAAGCGGGAACCGGTGCCGGCCAGCGAACTGACGGTGGCGCTCCAATGCGGCGGCTCCGATGGTTACTCGGGCGTGTCAGCCAATCCGGCGCTGGGCGCGGCGAGCGATCTCCTGGTTGCCCACGGCGGCACGGTGATCCTCTCGGAGACGCCTGAAACCTACGGCGCCGAACATCTGCTGACCCGGCGCGCGGTCAGCCGCGAAGTAGGCGAAAAGCTGGTCGGACTGATGCGCTGGTGGGAAGAGTACACCAGGCGCGAGGGCGCGGAGATGAACGCCAACCCGAGTCCCGGCAACAAGGCCGGCGGCCTCACCACCATCCTCGAGAAATCATTGGGCGCGATGGCCAAGGCCGGCAGCACCAATCTGGTCGACGTGCTCAACTACGCCGAGCCCATCACCAAGAAGGGTTTTGTCTTCATGGACACGCCCGGCTACGACCCGGTCGCGGCCACGGGGCAGGTGGCCGGCGGCGCCAACATGGTCTGCTTCACCACGGGGCGCGGCAGCGTGTTCGGCTGCAAGCCCGCGCCGTCGATCAAGCTCGCGACCAACACGCCGATGTACAAGCGCATGGAAGACGACATGGACGTCAATTGCGGCACCATCCTCGACGGCGAGGAAACCGTGCAGCAATGCGGCCAGCGCATTTTCGAGCTGATGCTGAAAACGGCATCCGGCCAGCCGACCAAGAGCGAGAGCTTTGATTTCGGCGGCGCGGAGTTTGCGCCGTGGGTGCTTGGGGCGACGATGTAA
- a CDS encoding aldolase/citrate lyase family protein → MATNNVKKVWASGKAVVNAWLAIPSGFSAEVIAQCGFDSVTVDMQHGVQDYLSMVQCFQAMNGHPVTPMVRVPWNEPGIIGKVLDGGAYGVICPMINTAQEAKNLVQYAKYPPKGTRSNGPIRSGMYGSAGSYQQTANDEIVLLPMMETRTAVENMESILDVEGIDGVYIGPSDLGFSYGLVPKLDRDEPEILKIYEKIVKECGKRGLHPGIHCSGAEGAVRAINMGFKLVTLSNESGLMMTYAKMQVNQTRKDSAGKA, encoded by the coding sequence ATGGCAACCAACAACGTCAAGAAAGTATGGGCCTCCGGCAAGGCCGTGGTGAACGCGTGGCTCGCGATTCCGTCCGGCTTCTCCGCCGAAGTGATCGCGCAATGCGGCTTCGACAGCGTCACCGTCGACATGCAGCACGGCGTGCAGGATTACCTTTCGATGGTGCAATGCTTTCAGGCGATGAACGGCCACCCGGTGACCCCCATGGTCCGCGTGCCCTGGAACGAGCCCGGCATTATCGGCAAGGTGCTCGACGGCGGCGCCTATGGCGTGATCTGCCCGATGATCAATACCGCGCAGGAAGCCAAGAACCTGGTCCAGTACGCCAAATATCCGCCGAAGGGCACGCGCTCGAACGGCCCGATCCGCTCCGGCATGTACGGTTCGGCCGGCAGCTACCAGCAGACGGCGAACGACGAGATCGTGCTGCTGCCGATGATGGAGACCAGGACCGCGGTCGAGAACATGGAATCGATCCTCGACGTCGAGGGCATCGACGGCGTCTATATCGGCCCGTCCGACCTCGGCTTCTCCTACGGCCTGGTGCCGAAGCTCGACCGCGACGAGCCGGAAATCCTCAAGATCTACGAGAAGATCGTCAAGGAATGCGGCAAGCGCGGCCTCCATCCCGGTATTCACTGCTCGGGCGCCGAGGGCGCGGTGCGCGCCATCAACATGGGCTTCAAGCTCGTGACGCTCTCGAACGAGAGCGGGTTGATGATGACCTACGCCAAGATGCAGGTGAACCAGACCCGGAAAGATTCCGCCGGTAAGGCGTAA
- a CDS encoding IS4 family transposase — MVAGKDVCLRRLSKGNRAREVRFNRLLGNAKVTTERIIESWSEGTVAAAEGRHVLAIQDTSEINFTTTAERRRGLGETAKGNVHGLLLHPMLAVDADNGTCLGLLSGQIWTRKGRRTVSHDRRELSDKESQRWIATALAAKPLLAGAAMVTALGDRESDIFALYASAAEQHFHVIARSMHDRKLADDSGLYASSEAMAAVDQRTIVLPARAQRAERVVPLELRFGAVNLARPQSKFLRHLPESLPLTLVDVREVDPQAGTEPLHWRLLTTHSVTNAEQAWRIVDWYKQRWLIEQFFRVLKTQGFKLEDSQLSTADRLLKLVAIAAKAAVITIQLLQARDGRGQQPIHLAFKANEVAALTALNQDIEAKSKRLNNPYPPDSLAWAAWIIGRLGGWDGYPSSKPPGPITMKHGLEYFHAVAVGWSLRNVCMP, encoded by the coding sequence ATGGTCGCGGGCAAAGATGTCTGCCTGCGCCGGCTTTCGAAAGGCAACCGCGCCCGGGAGGTTCGGTTCAACCGGCTTCTCGGCAATGCCAAGGTGACGACAGAGCGCATCATCGAAAGCTGGAGCGAGGGCACGGTTGCCGCGGCAGAGGGCCGCCACGTGCTGGCGATCCAGGACACCAGTGAGATCAACTTCACCACCACGGCAGAGCGCCGACGCGGGCTCGGAGAGACCGCCAAGGGCAATGTCCACGGGTTGCTGCTGCACCCGATGCTGGCGGTAGACGCCGACAACGGCACCTGCCTCGGTCTGTTGAGCGGTCAGATATGGACGCGCAAGGGCCGCCGTACCGTCTCGCACGACCGGCGCGAGCTGTCGGACAAGGAATCGCAGCGCTGGATCGCCACGGCGCTGGCGGCCAAGCCGCTGCTGGCTGGGGCCGCCATGGTGACCGCGCTCGGTGACCGCGAGAGCGACATCTTCGCGCTTTATGCCAGCGCCGCCGAGCAGCACTTCCACGTGATCGCCCGCAGCATGCATGATCGCAAGCTGGCGGACGATAGCGGCCTGTACGCGAGCAGTGAGGCCATGGCGGCCGTGGACCAGCGCACCATCGTGCTGCCTGCGCGGGCACAGCGGGCCGAGCGGGTCGTGCCTCTCGAACTGCGCTTCGGCGCGGTGAACCTGGCCCGGCCACAAAGCAAGTTCCTGCGCCATCTGCCAGAAAGCCTGCCGCTGACCCTGGTCGATGTGCGTGAGGTTGATCCTCAAGCCGGTACCGAGCCGCTGCACTGGCGGCTTCTCACCACCCATTCGGTGACGAATGCAGAACAGGCCTGGCGTATCGTCGATTGGTACAAGCAGCGCTGGCTGATCGAGCAGTTCTTCCGCGTCCTCAAGACCCAAGGCTTCAAGCTCGAAGACAGCCAGCTCTCCACCGCCGATCGGCTCCTCAAGCTGGTCGCCATCGCGGCCAAAGCCGCGGTCATTACCATCCAACTCTTGCAGGCGCGCGATGGCCGCGGCCAACAGCCGATCCATCTCGCCTTCAAAGCGAACGAGGTCGCGGCGCTCACTGCCCTCAATCAAGATATCGAAGCCAAAAGCAAACGGCTCAACAATCCGTATCCGCCCGACAGCCTTGCCTGGGCTGCCTGGATCATCGGCCGTCTCGGCGGCTGGGACGGCTATCCCTCGTCCAAGCCGCCCGGTCCAATCACCATGAAACACGGTCTCGAGTACTTCCACGCCGTCGCGGTCGGATGGAGCCTCAGAAATGTGTGCATGCCCTAG
- a CDS encoding fumarylacetoacetate hydrolase family protein produces the protein MAPPRLATYTVNGAQKYGVVTDAGIVDLSARFGKEYPTLREAIADGALMKLAEDAAKRTPDHALDAITWQPPIPSPEKIICIGVNYPDRNAEYKDGQDAPKYPSMFMRTPRSFVGHNTPLVRPRASAQLDYEGELVLVIGKAGRHIKERDALDHIAAVTLCNEGTIRDWVRHAKFNVTQGKNFDSTGSLGPWIVPYTDESQIADIRLTTRVNGETRQDDRTGRLIFGFRYLINYLSTFTTLVPGDVIVTGTPTGAGARFDPPRYLKPGDVIEVEADGVGVLKNGVADEA, from the coding sequence ATGGCCCCTCCCCGCCTCGCCACTTACACCGTCAACGGCGCGCAGAAATACGGCGTCGTGACCGATGCCGGCATCGTCGATCTCTCTGCGCGTTTCGGAAAGGAGTATCCCACACTGCGCGAAGCCATCGCTGATGGCGCGCTGATGAAACTTGCCGAAGATGCCGCGAAGCGCACGCCGGACCATGCGCTCGATGCGATCACATGGCAGCCGCCGATCCCCTCGCCGGAAAAGATCATCTGTATCGGCGTGAACTATCCGGACCGCAACGCCGAGTACAAGGATGGCCAGGACGCGCCGAAATATCCGAGCATGTTCATGCGGACGCCGCGTTCGTTTGTTGGCCACAACACGCCGCTGGTGCGCCCGCGCGCCTCCGCGCAGCTCGATTACGAGGGGGAGCTGGTGCTGGTCATCGGCAAGGCCGGACGGCATATCAAGGAGCGCGACGCGCTTGACCATATCGCCGCGGTCACGCTCTGCAACGAAGGCACCATCCGCGACTGGGTGCGCCACGCCAAGTTCAATGTCACCCAGGGCAAGAATTTCGATTCCACCGGCAGCCTCGGCCCGTGGATCGTGCCCTACACAGACGAAAGCCAGATCGCCGACATCCGCCTCACCACGCGGGTCAATGGCGAGACGCGGCAGGACGACCGCACCGGGCGGTTGATCTTCGGCTTCCGTTACCTCATCAACTATCTCTCGACCTTCACCACGCTGGTACCCGGTGACGTCATCGTGACGGGAACGCCGACGGGGGCCGGCGCGCGGTTCGACCCGCCGCGCTATCTCAAGCCCGGCGACGTCATCGAGGTTGAAGCCGATGGCGTCGGCGTGCTGAAGAACGGCGTGGCCGACGAAGCCTGA
- the hpaD gene encoding 3,4-dihydroxyphenylacetate 2,3-dioxygenase, with amino-acid sequence MPVPTHIFDPPFNIIRCSHAVLDVVDLNKSRAFYENTVGLHVEDSDAMAVYLRGSEEHQHHSLVLRKAPVAACNRLGFKVGNDGDLDKAASFFSENSITYAFVEQPFQGRTLQFTDPAGFQLELYATMDKRPHLLRRYDLYKGCHPQRLDHFNVFAPEVQNTVDFYARLGFRLTEYGEEDGPNGRIAAAWMHRKGNVHDFAITNGRGPRLHHMAYWTPTAMNILHLCDVMASSGYLKNIERGPGRHGISNAFFLYVRDPDGHRLELYTSDYFTGDHDHEPLRWSLKDPRRQTLWGAPAPRSWFEEGTPFAGQAVREPAFVADVTIAD; translated from the coding sequence ATGCCCGTTCCGACACACATCTTCGACCCGCCGTTCAACATCATCCGCTGCAGCCATGCCGTGCTCGATGTCGTCGACCTCAACAAGAGCCGCGCGTTCTACGAGAACACCGTCGGCCTCCATGTCGAGGACAGCGACGCCATGGCGGTGTACCTGCGCGGCAGCGAGGAGCATCAGCATCACTCGCTGGTGCTGCGGAAGGCCCCGGTCGCGGCCTGCAACCGCCTTGGCTTCAAGGTCGGCAATGACGGCGATCTCGACAAGGCCGCCAGCTTCTTTTCCGAGAACAGCATCACCTACGCCTTCGTCGAGCAGCCGTTCCAGGGCCGCACGCTGCAATTCACCGATCCCGCTGGCTTCCAGCTCGAACTTTACGCGACGATGGACAAGCGCCCGCATCTGCTGCGGCGCTACGACCTCTACAAGGGCTGCCATCCGCAGCGGCTCGACCATTTCAACGTCTTCGCGCCTGAAGTGCAAAACACCGTCGACTTCTACGCCCGGCTCGGCTTCCGCCTGACCGAATATGGCGAGGAAGACGGGCCGAACGGGCGCATCGCGGCGGCCTGGATGCACCGCAAGGGCAATGTCCATGACTTCGCCATCACCAACGGCCGCGGCCCTCGCCTGCATCACATGGCCTATTGGACGCCGACAGCGATGAACATCCTGCATCTGTGCGACGTGATGGCATCCAGCGGTTACCTGAAGAACATCGAGCGCGGCCCCGGCCGCCACGGCATCTCGAACGCGTTCTTTCTGTATGTCCGCGATCCCGACGGCCACCGGCTCGAACTCTACACCAGCGATTACTTCACCGGCGATCACGACCACGAGCCGCTGCGCTGGTCACTGAAGGACCCGCGCCGGCAGACGCTGTGGGGCGCGCCCGCGCCGCGCTCCTGGTTCGAGGAAGGTACGCCCTTCGCCGGCCAGGCCGTGCGCGAGCCGGCCTTCGTCGCCGATGTCACGATTGCGGATTGA
- the hpaE gene encoding 5-carboxymethyl-2-hydroxymuconate semialdehyde dehydrogenase: MDKATPKDLFQANRDRAAPLLAKLKSEGIGHMIDGKTVPSISGQTFETKSPVDGAVLASAARGNAEDIDRAATAAATAFKSWREMSAAARKKLLHRVADAIEDHADDIAVLECIDTGQAHRFMAKAAIRAAENFRFFADKCAEARDGLNTPSEEHWNISTRVPIGPVGVITPWNTPFMLSTWKIAPALAAGCTVVHKPAEWSPVTADLLSKLAKQAGLPDGVLNTVHGMGEEAGKALTEHPAIKAIGFVGESSTGSAIMAQGAPTLKRVHFELGGKNPVIVFDDADLDRALDAVVFMIYSLNGERCTSSSRLLVQQGIAGKFIEKLTARVKALKVGHPLDPATEIGPLIHERHLAKVCSYFDVAKKDGATIAVGGKPYDGPGGGHYVQPTLVTGANSKMRVAQEEVFGPFLTVIPFKDEKDAIEIANGVQYGLTGYVWTGDMGRALRVADALEAGMIWLNSENVRHLPTPFGGMKASGIGRDGGDYSFDFYMETKHVSLARGTHKIQKLGI; this comes from the coding sequence ATGGATAAGGCGACACCCAAGGACCTGTTTCAGGCCAACCGCGACCGCGCAGCGCCCCTGCTCGCCAAGTTAAAGAGCGAAGGCATCGGGCACATGATCGACGGCAAGACCGTGCCGTCGATCTCCGGCCAGACCTTTGAGACGAAGTCCCCGGTGGATGGCGCGGTGCTGGCGTCGGCGGCCCGCGGTAACGCCGAAGACATCGACCGTGCCGCAACCGCAGCCGCAACCGCCTTCAAATCCTGGCGCGAGATGTCCGCGGCGGCGCGGAAGAAATTACTGCATCGCGTGGCCGATGCGATCGAGGACCATGCTGACGACATCGCGGTGCTGGAATGCATTGACACCGGCCAGGCGCATCGCTTCATGGCCAAGGCCGCGATCCGGGCGGCCGAGAACTTCCGTTTCTTCGCTGACAAATGCGCCGAGGCCCGCGACGGCCTCAACACGCCGAGCGAGGAGCACTGGAACATCTCGACCCGGGTGCCGATCGGCCCGGTCGGCGTGATCACGCCGTGGAACACCCCGTTCATGCTGTCGACCTGGAAGATCGCCCCTGCCCTGGCCGCCGGCTGCACCGTCGTGCACAAGCCGGCCGAGTGGTCGCCGGTGACCGCCGACCTCCTGTCAAAGCTTGCGAAACAGGCCGGCCTCCCCGACGGCGTGCTCAACACCGTCCACGGCATGGGCGAGGAAGCCGGCAAGGCGCTGACCGAGCATCCCGCGATCAAGGCAATCGGCTTTGTCGGCGAGAGCTCGACCGGCTCGGCCATTATGGCCCAGGGCGCCCCCACCCTGAAGCGCGTCCATTTCGAGCTCGGCGGCAAGAACCCGGTGATCGTGTTTGATGACGCCGACCTCGACCGGGCGCTGGATGCGGTCGTCTTCATGATCTACTCGCTGAACGGCGAGCGCTGTACCTCGTCGAGCCGGCTGCTGGTTCAGCAAGGCATCGCCGGAAAATTCATCGAAAAGCTGACCGCCCGGGTCAAGGCGCTGAAGGTCGGGCACCCCCTCGATCCCGCCACCGAAATCGGGCCGCTGATCCATGAGCGGCATCTCGCAAAGGTCTGCAGCTATTTCGATGTCGCCAAAAAGGACGGCGCCACTATTGCGGTCGGCGGAAAGCCGTATGACGGTCCGGGCGGTGGACATTACGTGCAGCCGACGCTGGTCACCGGCGCAAATTCGAAAATGCGGGTGGCGCAGGAGGAAGTGTTCGGACCGTTCCTCACCGTGATCCCCTTCAAGGACGAGAAGGACGCGATCGAGATCGCCAACGGCGTGCAATACGGCCTCACCGGCTATGTCTGGACCGGCGACATGGGCCGGGCGCTGCGGGTGGCGGATGCGCTGGAGGCCGGCATGATCTGGCTCAACTCCGAAAACGTCCGCCATCTGCCGACGCCGTTTGGCGGCATGAAGGCCTCAGGTATCGGTCGCGATGGCGGCGATTACTCGTTCGACTTCTACATGGAGACCAAGCACGTCTCGCTCGCGCGCGGGACGCACAAGATTCAGAAGCTGGGAATCTAA